In Leptolyngbya sp. CCY15150, a genomic segment contains:
- a CDS encoding ABC transporter permease, with protein MASEALGWLGVPLAIAAGTMRGGTPFLFVSLGECLTEKSGKINLGLEGTLLTGAMSAYAVSYLTQDSLGPILAPFAGVLVAGLAGMALGCIHGWLCQQPRVNDVAVGIAMIIFGSGVAFFFGKPFIQPSAPLLPTIDLLAWTDLPEQFQSAVKISPLFLLGVAIAPLMTWFFRSTRWGLFIRAVGDSPDAALAMGVSIFKVRMLSIVAGSFLAGIGGASLSLYYPGVWTELVSSGQGLMAVALVIFARWQPMQCLWASLLFGGAQALGPALQSVGITQGYYLFNAAPYVLTLVIMVITCSPTRTMTGVPGALGSDR; from the coding sequence GTGGCATCAGAAGCATTGGGATGGCTAGGGGTGCCCTTAGCGATCGCCGCTGGCACCATGCGGGGCGGAACACCGTTCCTGTTTGTCAGTTTGGGGGAATGTTTAACGGAAAAAAGCGGCAAGATTAACCTAGGGCTAGAAGGCACGTTGTTAACTGGAGCCATGAGCGCCTATGCCGTTTCCTACCTAACGCAGGACAGTTTAGGGCCGATATTGGCTCCCTTTGCCGGGGTATTGGTGGCAGGTTTGGCGGGCATGGCGCTGGGCTGTATCCACGGCTGGCTCTGTCAGCAGCCTCGGGTCAACGACGTGGCGGTGGGCATCGCCATGATTATTTTCGGCAGCGGCGTTGCCTTTTTCTTTGGCAAGCCGTTCATCCAGCCCAGTGCTCCCCTCTTGCCGACCATTGACCTGCTGGCCTGGACGGATCTACCGGAACAGTTTCAGTCAGCGGTGAAGATCAGCCCGCTCTTTTTATTAGGGGTGGCGATCGCCCCCCTAATGACCTGGTTCTTTCGCTCGACCCGCTGGGGCCTGTTTATCCGAGCCGTGGGCGATAGTCCTGATGCGGCGTTGGCCATGGGCGTCTCTATCTTCAAGGTGCGGATGCTCAGCATTGTGGCCGGCAGTTTCCTGGCGGGCATTGGCGGCGCGTCTCTCTCGCTGTACTACCCCGGTGTATGGACAGAGCTGGTATCCAGCGGTCAGGGTTTGATGGCCGTGGCGCTGGTGATTTTTGCCCGCTGGCAGCCCATGCAGTGTCTCTGGGCATCTTTGCTATTTGGCGGTGCTCAGGCCCTTGGGCCGGCTCTGCAATCTGTCGGCATCACCCAAGGCTACTACTTATTTAACGCTGCTCCTTATGTGTTGACCTTGGTGATTATGGTGATCACCTGTTCCCCAACCCGCACCATGACCGGCGTTC